Proteins co-encoded in one Dreissena polymorpha isolate Duluth1 chromosome 12, UMN_Dpol_1.0, whole genome shotgun sequence genomic window:
- the LOC127853869 gene encoding E3 ubiquitin-protein ligase mib1-like isoform X1, with amino-acid sequence MGNGKDASIPPKEENTRLKKLVCCSKCQVNYKSALFRPCCHLNMCIICAFGLKYCPECNSTIEEIFKVILTPLIQTIVSDNARLKSELYCGKCKVEPSNVLFFPCQHHLLCLDCAKDLEVCCSCSAEIRRTKQTFRS; translated from the exons ATGGGGAACGGAAAAGATGCAAGTATACCTCCGAAAGAAG aaaatacAAGACTGAAGAAACTTGTGTGCTGTTCGAAATGCCAGGTCAACTATAAGAGCGCTTTGTTTAGACCATGCTGCCATCTTAATATGTGCATAATCTGTGCGTTTGGCTTAAAATATTGTCCAGAGTGCAACTCAACTATAGAGGAAATATTCAAGGTTATTCTGACAC CGTTGATCCAGACAATAGTCAGCGACAACGCACGTTTGAAGTCAGAACTATACTGTGGCAAATGCAAGGTTGAACCCAGTAACGTGCTCTTCTTCCCTTGCCAACACCATCTCTTGTGTTTGGACTGTGCCAAGGACTTGGAGGTATGTTGTTCTTGCTCGGCGGAGATTCGTCGCACCAAGCAGACATTTAGGTCTTAG